From Vigna unguiculata cultivar IT97K-499-35 chromosome 5, ASM411807v1, whole genome shotgun sequence, the proteins below share one genomic window:
- the LOC114184618 gene encoding LRR receptor-like serine/threonine-protein kinase GSO1: MMFEEESLNGDIPMIPLTTVLHCTNNFSEASKLGEGEFGPIYKGILPNGRQVVVKRLSQEFKNEVMFIAKLQHPNNKLSDSIPLHSVTFHNLEPFYTNSFEGPLPDSLFLLTNLKIINFSNNKFSGSIFPLTRSNSLTVLDLTNNSFLGSIPYILANFGDLTRLRLANNYLTRTIPSELGLLTKLNFLDLSFNNLTRHVPPQLFSNCKKIEQLLLNSNRLSGQMMAWLGSLQELGELDLSFKNFHGRVPTELGGCSNLHKLSLHHNNLSREIPLEIGNLTSLNVFNLQRNSFYGHIPPTIQQCSKLYELSLSENFLTGVILVGIGAVTELQVILDLSRNLFSSEILSSMGNLTKLERLDLSFNHFQQ, from the exons ATGATGTTTGAAGAGGAATCATTGAATGGAGATATACCTATGATCCCATTAACCACGGTTCTACATTGTACTAATAACTTTTCAGAAGCATCTAAGTTAGGGGAAGGTGAATTTGGCCCTATTTACAAG GGAATTCTACCGAATGGAAGACAAGTTGTAGTGAAAAGGCTCTCACAAGAGTTCAAGAATGAAGTAATGTTTATAGCTAAACTACAACATC CAAATAACAAGTTATCAGATTCCATACCCCTACATTCAGTTACCTTTCATAACTTAGAACCATTTTACACCAACTCCTTTGAAGGACCACTACCTGATTCACTCTTTCTTCTTACAAACCTTAAAATCATAAACTTTTCCAATAACAAGTTTAGTGGTAGTATCTTTCCTCTGACTCGTTCAAATTCTCTCACTGTTTTGGACTTGACAAACAATAGCTTCTTAGGTTCCATCCCTTATATTCTAGCTAACTTTGGAGATCTCACCCGTCTCAGACTTGCAAACAATTATCTCACAAGAACCATTCCTTCCGAACTAGGCCTCCTCACTAAGCTGAACTTCCTTGATTTATCATTCAACAACTTAACAAGGCATGTGCCACCTCAACTATTCTCCAACTGTAAGAAAATTGAACAACTTTTGCTGAACAGTAACAGATTGAGTGGCCAAATGATGGCATGGTTAGGAAGCTTGCAAGAACTTGGTGAGTTGGATCTCTCATTCAAAAACTTCCATGGAAGAGTTCCCACTGAGCTTGGAGGATGCTCAAATTTGCATAAGCTTTCACTCCATCACAACAATCTCTCTAGAGAAATCCCTCTTGAGATTGGAAACCTTACTTCACTCAATGTCTTCAATTTACAACGAAATAGTTTTTATGGCCACATTCCACCAACAATTCAACAATGCTCAAAGCTGTATGAGCTAAGTCTCTCAGAGAACTTCCTCACAGGTGTTATACTAGTTGGAATAGGGGCAGTCACTGAGTTGCAAGTCATATTGGACCTCAGCAGAAACCTATTTTCTAGTGAGATTCTTTCATCTATGGGAAATCTCACGAAGCTAGAAAGACTTGATCTTTCATTTAACCATTTCCAACAATAA
- the LOC114184619 gene encoding F-box/LRR-repeat protein At4g14096-like: MVNDEGTMSKLPEALISRILSFLPTKDAVRTSVLSKKWLFRWTFITRLDLDDTVFYSPKKKTGGKMSFLNFVYRALLLTQTSTFQSFSLLLANKYDMSLLNTWISNILIRSVRNLRVETHSTMSFSALASHSLFDSNILEEVVLKMDSCAIRVPKTHAEFENLKLLKLSGISFTLHSSSKVLTLSFPLLKVFETVNCSWLNANRLHLIVPLLERVIIAQDAVSMSNETSRCAIYFSGFCPKQFSYCGFANISYYFKLFESSSAHNASVNVVVNQCSTNRDPEIENRAFLLLNEFRQMKCLKFEGCEVLAQSKLAKLQSFEMLSHLELGVVSGEVLLGLLLKSPILKTLLFKGVSIFDTEVLNSVAVPDCLTSTLQVVKFHKLHGCEHELCLAKFFMENGLALERISFYLVSHRLGKSKIMEEFKEKLFSFKKGFSFAIIEFSYDD, translated from the exons ATGGTAAATGATGAAGGCACAATGAGCAAGCTTCCTGAAGCACTCATAAGTCGCATACTTTCATTCCTTCCAACTAAAGATGCAGTTCGTACAAGTGTGTTATCCAAGAAATGGCTATTTCGCTGGACATTCATCACCAGGTTGGACTTAGACGACACTGTGTTCTACTCTCCCAAGAAGAAAACCGGTGGAAAAATGTCCTTTCTCAACTTTGTATATAGGGCACTTCTTCTTACCCAAACTTCAACTTTCCAAAGTTTCTCACTCCTTCTTGCCAACAAGTATGACATGTCTCTTCTCAACACTTGGATCTCCAACATCTTGATCAGGAGTGTAAGAAATCTTCGTGTTGAAACACATTCTACCATGTCCTTTTCGGCTCTTGCATCTCATTCCCTTTTCGACTCCAACATACTGGAAGAAGTGGTGCTTAAGATGGATTCTTGTGCCATCAGAGTTCCTAAAACGCATGCTGAATTTGAAAACCTAAAACTACTGAAGTTGTCTGGAATCTCGTTCACTCTTCACTCTAGTTCAAAAGTCCTTACTCTTAGTTTCCCACTTCTCAAAGTGTTTGAAACCGTGAATTGCAGTTGGTTAAATGCAAATCGTCTACATCTAATAGTGCCTCTACTTGAAAGGGTTATCATAGCGCAAGACGCTGTGTCCATGTCCAATGAGACGTCTCGGtgtgcaatttatttttctggtTTCTGTCCGAAACAGTTCAGTTATTGTGGATTTGCTAATATATCATATTACTTTAAGCTCTTCGAGTCATCTTCGGCACACAATGCTTCTGTTAATGTAGTTGTGAACCAGTGTTCGACAAACAGAGATCCCGAAATAGAGAATCGCGCATTTTTGCTTCTCAACGAATTCAGACAAATGAAATGTCTCAAATTTGAGGGTTGTGAG GTACTTGCGCAATCAAAATTGGCTAAGCTACAATCATTTGAAATGTTGAGCCATTTGGAGCTTGGCGTGGTTAGTGGTGAGGTTTTGTTGGGCTTACTCCTTAAGTCGCCGATTCTCAAGACTCTACTTTTCAAG GGAGTATCTATATTCGACACAGAAGTTCTGAACTCTGTTGCTGTGCCCGATTGTCTGACATCTACACTTCAGGTTGTGAAATTTCATAAACTGCATGGATGCGAACATGAGCTATGTTTAGCTAAATTTTTTATGGAAAATGGTTTGGCGCTGGAAAGGATTAGTTTTTACCTCGTTAGCCATAGGTTGGGAAAATCGAAGATTATGGAGGAATTTAAAGAGAAACTGTTCTCATTTAAGAAAGGTTTCTCTTTTGCTATCATCGAATTTTCATATGATGATTAA